One region of Eleutherodactylus coqui strain aEleCoq1 chromosome 5, aEleCoq1.hap1, whole genome shotgun sequence genomic DNA includes:
- the LOC136628755 gene encoding interleukin-7 receptor subunit alpha-like, with the protein MQKRLRVKTWILLNMVLAGAKRPEAPEKDLHALGARNESKPWTENKHVTFHVFLEEYNVCLVWGKSEQCKTFNIKDIAIPDSPTNITIWYNKQSKEYEFDIFLSYEDHDYLTDRLYHELVLRKEGTQWPNCKDETPNSGGHKVCFQNLKDSFYVPKRNLEYSTKFEARARSIPTGGYFHGSWSPWSPISTFRTEDTEASVYNTGGYLVAYISIPFFLLVAVILIAVFWKRIKPFIWPEIPDHKKTLEKFCNKPKQNFHTSFNPDYCESIPINKIDYIKAQEIPDDEHEIGTADSSIEKPACHINLSPAEGSRGPPTNANNSGQCKNLADNGENKLENPLNFGIVTLLPGNDVSEKCNPSTDSNGMMSAAVKHPGNGLKGLCWEDIYIAMSAFKTPSSAVKQVPKNNI; encoded by the exons ATGCAGAAGAGGTTGAGGGTGAAGACATGGATATTATTGAATATGGTGTTAGCTGGTGCCAAGAGACCTGAGGCACCTGAAAAAGACTTGCATGCCCTTGGTGCCAG AAACGAATCAAAACCTTGGACCGAAAACAAACATGTTACGTTTCATGTGTTTTTGGAAGAGTATAACGTTTGCCTGGTCTGGGGGAAATCAGAACAGTGTAAAACGTTTAATATTAAGGACATAG CAATTCCCGACAGTCCAACCAATATAACCATCTGGTACAACAAACAGTCAAAGGAATACGAGTTCGATATTTTTTTGAGTTATGAAGATCACGACTATCTAACTGACCGTTTGTATCATGAACTTGTTCTGCGCAAGGAAGGAACACAGTGGCCG AATTGTAAAGATGAAACCCCTAATAGTGGCGGTCACAAGGTG TGTTTTCAAAATTtaaaagacagcttttatgttccgAAGAGAAATCTAGAATATTCCACAAAGTTTGAGGCCAGGGCCAGATCAATTCCTACAGGAGGATACTTTCATGGCTCCTGGAGCCCCTGGAGCCCAATATCAACGTTCAGAACAGAAGACACCGAGGCATCAGTGTATAATACAGGAG GGTATTTGGTCGCCTATATCAGCATCCCTTTTTTCTTGTTGGTTGCAGTTATATTAATTGCCGTATTTTggaaaag AATTAAGCCCTTCATATGGCCCGAAATCCCAGATCATAAAAAAACACTGGAGAAATTTTGTAACAAGCCAAAACAG AACTTCCATACAAGCTTCAATCCTGATTACTGCGAGAGCATACCTATAAATAAAATAGATTATATCAAAGCACAAGAGATCCCAGATGACGAACACGAGATCGGCACCGCAGACAGCAGCATTGAGAAACCAGCCTGCCATATCAATCTGTCTCCAGCAGAGGGCAGCAGAGGACCTCCCACTAATGCTAATAACAGTGGACAATGTAAAAATCTGGCAGATAACGGAGAAAACAAATTGGAAAACCCGCTAAATTTTGGCATCGTCactctactacctggcaatgaTGTCTCTGAGAAATGCAACCCATCAACCGACAGCAATGGGATGATGTCTGCGGCCGTAAAACATCCAGGAAATGGATTAAAGGGGCTTTGCTGGGAAGATATTTACATTGCTATGTCTGCCTTCAAGACACCCAGCAGTGCTGTAAAGCAAGTCCCTAAAAATAATATCTAA